A genomic segment from Vidua macroura isolate BioBank_ID:100142 chromosome Z, ASM2450914v1, whole genome shotgun sequence encodes:
- the HSPB3 gene encoding heat shock protein beta-3, giving the protein MLSSACSKSERRHQLIDWSVGKTHGWEAQSDSAVSNTAGVAADLSASAMAEAVIRHWVETPVRYQEQFVDQELEAHKLNHLLYALPGPATTASSDQRCTIESTAGARKGGQEEENTHFRVLLDVVQFRPEDIIIQTFEGWLLIKAQHGSRMDEHGFISRSFTRQYKLPDGVENKDLSALFCHDGILVVEMKNSVEKN; this is encoded by the coding sequence ATGTTGAGCTCTGCGTGTTCTAAAAGTGAAAGGCGACATCAACTGATAGACTGGTCTGTGGGTAAGACACACGGCTGGGAAGCTCAGTCTGACTCTGCAGTTTCCAACACAGCAGGAGTAGCAGCTGATCTTTCTGCCTCAGCAATGGCAGAAGCTGTCATAAGACATTGGGTGGAAACTCCTGTACGGTACCAGGAGCAGTTTGTTGACCAAGAGCTGGAAGCACACAAACTGAACCACCTTTTATATGCTTTGCCGGGCCCTGCCACCACTGCATCGAGCGACCAAAGGTGCACCATAGAAAGCACGGCTGGGGCCAGGAAGGGCggccaggaggaggaaaacacacACTTTCGGGTCTTGCTGGATGTTGTGCAGTTCCGCCCTGAAGATATCATTATCCAGACTTTTGAAGGATGGCTCCTGATTAAAGCTCAGCATGGATCCAGGATGGATGAACATGGTTTCATATCCAGAAGCTTCACCAGACAATACAAATTACCTGACGGAGTGGAGAACAAAGACTTGTCTGCACTTTTCTGCCATGATGGCATTTTGGTTGTTGAAATGAAGAACTCAGTGGAAAAGAATTAG